The nucleotide sequence ATAAACTTCCTGCAGCCCATATTTCGTCTCTGTTACAAGATGGACAGGCATCGCGTCAATCAACTCGTTGGACAGGACGATTCCGGAAAAAGGTGCCCTCTCTTCCAACGAAGAGAGCCACCTAACAGGATGGCCTTGCATTTTCTCCTGTTGAACGATTCGCAGGTGAGCCGATTTTTCAATGATCCAATATTGAGTTGTCTTGTATGTCTGCGGGGCTTCCATTTGAATGTGATCCAGTATGTCCCTGGCCAGTTTCCCCCGCCCTGCACCAAACTCGACAATAACCAGGGGCTCCGGACTGCCCAGTTCCTGCCACTTGACCAGCAAATCCCGGGCTATGGTTTGTCCGAATACGGAATGCACTTCGGGAGCCGTGTAATAGTCTCCCGTCTTTCCAAACACGTTTCGGTCTGAGTGGTAATAGCCAAGCTCCGGTTGATACAGAGCCAAATCCATAAAATCGCGAAAAGGGATGCTTCCCTTTTCGCGAATCAGGTTCTTTATGATGGTTTGCAGCTTTCCCATATTTCCGCGCCTTACAGTTTCTCGATAATCTTGTCAATCAGACCGTATTCCTTTGCTTCCTCCGCGGTCATGAAGTAATCCCTGTCGGTGTCACGCTCCACTTTTTCAAGCGGTTGCCCGGAACGTTCAGCAATAATCCGGTTTAGGTTGTCCCGCATCCGGAGAATCCGTTCGGCTGCAATCTTGATGTCAGCCGCTTGGCCCCTGGCTCCGCCAAGCGGTTGGTGGATCATGACTTCAGAGTTTGGCAGCGCATACCGCTTGCCTTTCGCCCCTGCCGTCAACAGGAAAGCGCCCATGGAAGCCGCCATGCCGATACAGATGGTTGATACATCCGGCTTGATAAACTGCATCGTGTCATAGATTGCCATTCCGGAGGTTATGGAACCCCCCGGACTATTGATATAGAGATGGATATCTTTCTCCGAATCTTCGGCAGTAAGGAACAGCAACTGTGCGATGATCGAGTTGGCAACCACATCATCAATTTCACTGCCCAGAAAGACAATCCGGTCTTTCAGCAGGCGGGAATAAATGTCGTATGACCTTTCACCACGGCTGGTTTGCTCGACAACTATCGGTACCAGGTTCATGTATGCAGCCTCCTTGATTTTAGAGTTCTAAAGGGATATGTACAAAAACAGTATGCCACAACCGGAGGGTTGCTACAAGCAACAGAGCCACCTTACGGTGGCTCTGTGTCAATGCATTTTCTCCGAACGAAACCGAACGCCATACTTGCCTTTTCGAGTCCGATACAATTCCACTTCCCGCGGCGGATGGGTGCCGTGTATCCGTTTGTCGCCTTCCACCCACATTACGGCACAATAGGCCTCAAATTTGCTGTCATACAGACCTGCCCAGTATACCCATGACGACATGTGCGATTCCCCCAAACGCCAAAATCGTATCTCTATTTTGGCCCCGGGGAGAAGCACTCACACCCGTCAAAAAGTGTAATGGTTGGAAGTTAGACCCAAACGCGGTCTCCACCCTTACGCAGAATGTTTTCTTCTCCCAACACATACTTCATGATGGTGGTCGCTTCCCAGTTGCGCTGATGGAAGGAAGTCAGGAGACCTTCCAGGATTTGTACTTTGTAGCCATTGTCCAGCAGGCTGTACATGGTTGCCATAACAGACATCTCGGAGTCCATGCCGCCCAAATGAACAAGCTCGATTTGGTTGTCTTCCAGCAGCTTTTTCACTTCATCGTTGAAAGCGGTATAGGTTCTTTTCTCAACCCGCTTTGCTTTCGGATGGGAAATCAGTAATGTATCCTGACCTTCATTTTCTTCATGTTTCCACGTGGTGAGGATTACCAGGTCATATTCGTTCGCATTTTGGTCAAGATATTGCTGGCAAAGACGGACAATGTAGTCAATATTGCCAAGATTCCCAAGAAAATCTTCCTGTACGTCAATCAGGATGAGCGCTTTTTTCATCTGCAGCCGCACCTTTCCGTTCTAATAAATTTACTATCATATGGTAACACATGATTTCTGCATGTTTCAACAATACCGGATTGTATGTAGGAACCTGGAGAGGAGTGTGCTAATGAATCTGCAAAAAACTGCTGTATCGTTCCCGGATCTCCTTAACAACACCTGAGTGCTCCATTTCGCCCTCCACTACTTCAAGCGAGGAACCTTCTCCCTCATCTGTCACCCGGAAAAAAATCAGTTCGGAACGTGTTGCCGCATCCCGTTCGTAATAAACCGCGTATCCTTGGTTGTTTTTGGTGAAGTAGGCCCCAAGGGCGTATTTCTTTTCTTGTGACTCTTCTTGAACCGTAATGAAAAAGATGTTGCTGATCAATTCCATAACTCGTTCCGTATAGAGCTGACCGGCATAATCCAACTGCAAAATTTCGCCTTGCTGCCCGCAGATTCGGTAGAGTTCCTTCTTGTCGTCCCGTTGCCAACTCACCAGCATCAGATGAGCCTCTTCATAAAAAAAAGCATAATGATCTGCTTTCGGGAACAAGAAAACGGGTTTCATGGAAGCCCTCCCATGATTCAGTTAGAAAAAGAGCAGGGGTTCGCCCGCCTGCATTGTATTACTGATCCCACTGCTCATGCTGTTTTTTGATTGCTTCGTTAAACTTCTCGGTTGTGATGTTCGCGCACATCATCAGCAATAGAAAAAGACCTGCGATTGTCGCCAGAAGACCAAACATAGAAATGCGCGCCTCCTTCCACTGTAACTATTCCCATATAGAATAAAAATAATTCGATTATGAGTCAAGTGAACTTTGTTTGACAAGTGAACTTTGTTTGACAAACTGATATCTTCCCGACCAACTAGTCGAAAGTTGCATCTTCTGATATACTTTCAATCAAAGGGAGGTATTGTCATGACGCGCGGCCATCGATATTTTTTCTTTAGCGTTGTGTTTGCTCTCGTTTTGGTCGGTCTGATCTCCAAGTCCTACCTATTGCTCGGAGGAGCTCTCCTGGTTTCCCTGGCTGTCGGAATCTGGATTGAAAAGGTCGACAACAAGCGGGACGAAAAGTTCAAGCATCACAATGCGGTTCACAATTATCACCATTAATTTGCATCCGATCAAATAAACATTTGAAAGCCCGTGACTCCCACGGGCTTTTGTTCTATACTGGAAACTGGATCCCGATACAGATGGCGCCAAGGAGGAGTATCAGATGACCGATCACAATGAACTTTGGGGACAGGCTTATGAGTTGGGCAGCCTGATCGCTGAGTCCCCTGAAGTGGATGCATATAAAAAAGCGAAAGACCTGATGGAAGAACATCCGGAGATTCAACCACTGCTTCGGAAACTGCGCGAAATGCAGACAGAATATGACCGGCTGAAGGAATACAGCCAGGGTCCCCACCTCAAAGGACTTGAGGAATCCATTTCCCGGACGATTGAAGAGTTGGATGGCTTCCCCGAGGTGGTCAGTTTCAAGGAAGCGTGCGCCAAGGTTGATGATCTGCTGCAATCGGTTACAACAGTTTTGGCAAACTGCATTACCGGGAAGGTTAACGGTGTTCCCATGCCAAAGCCAACCGGCGGTGGCGGCTGAAGATAAGCAGGATACGGGAGAACGGTTCGTTCTCCCTTTTTTGCCGGATTTGAATTTGACGTTGAAAGTTTTACCATGATATGATGGAGCAGGGTTTTGAAATTAAAGGAAATGAGGAACTCAAATGACCGACCATAACCACGTGCATGGTCCCGATTGTGACCACGATCATGAACATGATGTAGTAATCCTTACGGATGATGAAGGCAACGAGCATGAATTTGTCATCGTCGATGTACTGGAACTTGAAGGGAAAAACTACGCGATTCTGGTCCCGCATGACCAGGAAGAAGGGGAAGCCGTTATTCTTCGTGTTGAATCTGACGAAAACGGCGAGGAATACCTGATCGACATCGAAGATGACCAGGAATGGGATCGTGTGGTCAAAGCTTACGAAAATCTTGCCGCAGAATAAATAAAGCTTGTACGAAGCATATTCAGGAAGTTGCTGTTAAGAAGGGGCTGTCCATTTTTTGGGCAGCCCTTCGCGTCTTTAATGCTGCTTGGCAACATCCTCAATTCCGAGAGCTCTTTCGGCCGCGCTCTTGCCTGCCGTATAACCCGTGCTGAAGGCAGCCGTGATGTTGTAGCCCCCCGTATAACCGTGAACATCAAGGATTTCCCCGCAGAAAAACAGCCCCGGCATCAACTTGGACTGCATGGTCCTTGGCTCAATCTCCTTCAGATGAACCCCGCCGCCAGTGACAAAAGCCTCCTCCAGAGACAAGGTCCCATTTGCATGAAGCGAAAATTGCTTCAGGATGCTGGCCATTTTTTGCCAATTGGCCTTGGGAATGTTGTCGAATGTGATGTCCGGTTGAAGCCCTGCCTGATCAAGCACAAGCGGGATGATTCTTTCGGGCAGATACCCCTTGAGCACGTTCTTGATCGCTTTCTTCGGTTCTTTTTTGGCGATTAGATAAGTTTCCTTGTAGATCCCATCCGGGGTTTTGTCAGGATAGAAATCGATGGACATGTTCACGTCTTTGCCCCCGGATTGCTTCAGGGCCTTCACTACGAATTGGCTGCAACGAAGGGCAGCGGGCCCCGAAATGCCGAAATGGGTAAAGATCATGTCCCCTTCATGTTCGATCATCTTTTTCCCTTTGGCATTGTAGACGGACAGATGAATGTTTCGAAGCGACAACCCTTGCAGCAATCGCTGCCTGATAAAGCCATCGCTCAGAGTGATGGGAACCTCTGTCGGATACAACTCTGTGATGGTGTGTCCGGCTTGTTGTGCCCACACATAGCCATCCCCAGTGGAGCCTGTGTGCGGAACCGATTTTCCTCCCACCGCCACCACCACATTGGGGGACTCCAGTTTCTGTCCACTGGATAGCAGGATGCCGGCTACCTGCCCCTGATCATACAAGACGTGTTTAACCGGGGAGTTTACCCGGATCTCAGTGCCAACCTCTTTCACTTTTCCTATAAGAGCTTCCACCACATCCCTTGCCTTGTTCGAAACGGGAAACATCCTGCCCCGGTCTTCCTCCTTCAGTTTGATGCCAAGGTCCTCAAAGAAGCTGATAATATCCCGGTTGTTAAAGTTTGAGAAGGAACTGTACAAGAAGCGGCCGTTTCCCGGAATGTTTTTGATCAGCTCTTCCAATTCCTTGTTGTTGGTGACGTTGCATCTTCCACCACCGGAGATGGCAAGTTTCCTGCCAAGTTTGTCCCCTTTGTCAATCAACAGCACCTTGGCTCCATGCATTCCTGCCGCAATGGAAGCCATTAACCCGGAAGGTCCTCCCCCGATCACGATTACGTCATATTTCATGTTGACAACTTCTCCTTTAGTAATCCTTTAGAACCATCCTTTGCGTTTAAACCAAACCATCATACTTGCTGCAATGGCGGCCATAATTCCTAAAATATTATACCATCTCAAAAAACAAAACACCCTGCGAATACAGGGTGTTCAACTGGCGGAGTGAGAGGGATTCGAACCCTCGATACGGGTTTACCCCGTATACTCGCTTAGCAGGCGAGCGCCTTCGACCTACTCGGCCATCACTCCAAGGATGGTATTGCGTAAATGGTGGCTCGGGAGGGAATCGAACCCCCGACCTACGGGTTATGAATCCGTCGCTCTCACCAACTGAGCTACCGAGCCATTCTTTGTACCATGGCGGAGAGAGGGGGATTCGAACCCCCGAGACGCGGTTAACGCCTACACGATTTCCAATCGTGCTCCTTCGACCAACTCGGACATCTCTCCGGGTTAGAAACACTTGCCGCCAGTTGTCGTCTGCTTTTTGGCGACAAGTGATATGGTACCATGGGCAGGCCAAATTTTCAATCTGCAAAGTACCGGATTTTGAAACAAAAACTTCAAATCCGCCTTGTTTGCCCTATTTACCGGCGGCCGGTCTGCATAAACTGCTTCACCACGTAATCATGAGCCCGCAGTTCCCAACTGTCGTCAAGCGGTTGGAGACGCGGGTTCTCCGTTCTTCTTGCAAGTGCCATGGTCAGCAGGTGATCTGCAAAGACAGGGTTCTTGGATAACAGTGGGCCGTGCAGGTAGGTGCCAAAAACATTCCCCTGGGCCACCCCTTCTTGACCGTCTTCCCCGTTGTTTCCAAACCCTGCAACCACTTGGGCCAGCGGTGTCACGCCAGGTCCCAGATAGGTTCGTCCCGAATGATTTTCATAGCCCACCAAGGTCAGATCCGATCCCAAAAAATCGAGTTTTCCCACCGCGTTTCCGACAAGCCGTTTTTTTCCTCCGATCGTGTAAAGGTCAAGCAAGCCAACACCTTCAATCCGGTTGCCGCCAATCGTCTCAAAGTAATGTCCCAACAACTGGTAGCTTCCACATATGGTTAGGATCACCGTGCCCGATTCCACAGCTTTAAACAGGGATTCCCGCTTCCTCAGCAAGTCTTCCGCAACAAGCAATTGCTCCCTGTCCTCTCCTCCCCCCGAGAAAAGCAGGTCATAGTCGGTCAGATCCGCATTGTCGCCAATGGTGATCCGGTCAACCTCCACTTCAATTCCGCGCCATTCGGCCCGCTTTTGCAAAACGGTCACGTTTCCCCGATCGCTGTAAACTTCGAGCAGGTCCGAATAGAGATACCCAATCTTAAGCTTCAACTGCAGCACGACCTTTCGCCAAGAGATGATCCCGAACCGCATAGAGAGATGTGTAGGTCGATAAGATAAACAGGGTGTGATCGGCTGGCAGTTCACCCAGAGCCCGGTCCACAGCTTCCAGGTCTCCTTCGCAAATGGTCGTGATGTCGCCCAACCCCGCATATTTAAACCGTACCGCCATGTCATGCGCCCGTGTTCCTGCCGCCACAATCCGGCGCAGGCATTTTTGCTCACGCAACCGCTCGAGGTGGGTATCCCAGATCCAGGACACATCCGTCCCGTCTGCGTACCGGTCATTCAGAATAAACACCATGTCCACAGGTTTCTCCATCTGGCTGACCACTCTCAGAACCTGGTTGCACCCGGTGGGGTTTTTCACAAGTGCCAGCATGGTATCCTGATTGCCATTGGTCACAATTCGTTCCATTCGCCCAAGACCGGTGCTGAGTCCTTGCATTTCCCGTTCCACCACTTGTTGTTTAACCCCGAGAACCTTGGCTGCTGTGATGGCTGCCAAGGCGTTGTAAACATTGTAGAAGGCGGGTGAATGCAGGAACCCTGTACTCCCGTCAAGATCAAACCGGATTCCTCCTTCATGCAGCCGTACGCGTTCAGCGGCCTGGTCGGGAATCCTTCGCTGAAAATCACAGACCGGACACTTGAAAAATCCCAGTTGGCCATAATGATACAGGCTGTAATGTAGGGTGGAACCGCACTTCCGGCAAAATTTGCCGTCCCGTACCTCACCCTGCTCGTCCATGTCGATGTCCGAGGATTGCACCCCATAATACAGGACTTTCTTGCCGTCAGGCGCAATTGATGAAACCAGCGGATCGTCCGCATTGAGGATGACTGTGGTTTCCGCAGGCGACAGTTGAAGGGCATCCCCCACCATATTTACAACCGTATCCACTTCTCCGTAACGATCCATTTGATCCCGGAAAAAATTGGTCACGATCACCGCCGACGGTTTAAGCGGTTGAATCACCTTCGCAATGGTTGCCTCGTCCACTTCCAATACGGCTGACTGCTTGCCGCCGGAACCTGAAACACCCTCTATCAAAGCCGCAGCAATTCCTTGAATCAGATTGGCCCCCAGCGAATTGGAGACCACATTCCTTCCGTCTTTCCTGAGAAAATTGGTTAAAAGGTTGCTGGTGGTCGTCTTCCCATTGGTTCCCGTTACCAGCACGACTTGTCCCGCCAATTTTTTCCCGTAATAATTCAGCAAATCGGGACAGATGCGGAGAGCCACAGCTCCCGGCAGGGTGGTGCCTTTACGCCCTAACAGGGAAAGGAGCCTTTTCGTGATCTTAGCTGCGTAAATTGCCGTCCATACTCTCCAGGTCTGCAAAAAAAAAGCCTCCTCGATTGAATTCACCTTTTTCTTTATGATAGCCTGTCCCCCCCAATCCCGCAATAGAAAGAGCCCCGTTAAAGGGGCTCTTAAGATGTCGGAAACTTGAGATCAGGGGGTAACCGGTATTGGCACAATGCTGCTGCCGCCGGATCCGGAACCAGTCGATCCGCTACCGGAATTTGTGCCGCCGCTTCCGCCGGTGGTACCGTCTCCGGGTTTAGTTGCACCGGAGGTGTTGCCCCCCGTACTTCCGCCAGATGTAGATCCAGTACCATTCGGCGTGGAGCCTCCCGTGCTGCCGCCTTGGGTTGTTCCTCCCGGTTTCGAACTGCTGCCGCCCGTTCCGTTCTTTGTCGTACCCGAATTGGACTGTCCGGAAGTTTTGTCATTGGAATTGGTGTTTTCCCCAGCCTTCGTTCCTGTACCGTTTGTTTTGGAATCCGGCGCCGCCTCATCGGGCTTGGGCGAGGGAGTTGCGGTTTGAGCCGGCCGTGTTTCGTGCACCATTGGTTCCTGATCATCTTTGGTTTTTACGACCGTTTTGCCTGTGTTTAAAATTTTGTGGACCAGCAGGCGCGTCTCATATAGATCGGGAATGATCACGGAAGCTCCGTCTCGCTGAGTGTCCAGAAGTGCAAATTTCGTTCCTGTGGAATCCATCTTCGGAGGCAACTGCACCGAGTCAAGGGAGGCCAGGTCAATATTGTATGCCAGTTTGCCAAGTTTCATCATGTCATTAAACGTCATGTTCGTCTCGATGTCATCCGAAACCGCTTTTAGGATCTCGGGCATTTTCAGAAGAGAATTGGTTGTTTTCAGTTCCTTGGCAAGTGTCGC is from Effusibacillus lacus and encodes:
- the clpP gene encoding ATP-dependent Clp endopeptidase proteolytic subunit ClpP produces the protein MNLVPIVVEQTSRGERSYDIYSRLLKDRIVFLGSEIDDVVANSIIAQLLFLTAEDSEKDIHLYINSPGGSITSGMAIYDTMQFIKPDVSTICIGMAASMGAFLLTAGAKGKRYALPNSEVMIHQPLGGARGQAADIKIAAERILRMRDNLNRIIAERSGQPLEKVERDTDRDYFMTAEEAKEYGLIDKIIEKL
- a CDS encoding isochorismatase family protein; protein product: MKKALILIDVQEDFLGNLGNIDYIVRLCQQYLDQNANEYDLVILTTWKHEENEGQDTLLISHPKAKRVEKRTYTAFNDEVKKLLEDNQIELVHLGGMDSEMSVMATMYSLLDNGYKVQILEGLLTSFHQRNWEATTIMKYVLGEENILRKGGDRVWV
- a CDS encoding YlbF family regulator, with protein sequence MTDHNELWGQAYELGSLIAESPEVDAYKKAKDLMEEHPEIQPLLRKLREMQTEYDRLKEYSQGPHLKGLEESISRTIEELDGFPEVVSFKEACAKVDDLLQSVTTVLANCITGKVNGVPMPKPTGGGG
- a CDS encoding DUF1292 domain-containing protein, with the protein product MTDHNHVHGPDCDHDHEHDVVILTDDEGNEHEFVIVDVLELEGKNYAILVPHDQEEGEAVILRVESDENGEEYLIDIEDDQEWDRVVKAYENLAAE
- a CDS encoding NAD(P)/FAD-dependent oxidoreductase; the protein is MKYDVIVIGGGPSGLMASIAAGMHGAKVLLIDKGDKLGRKLAISGGGRCNVTNNKELEELIKNIPGNGRFLYSSFSNFNNRDIISFFEDLGIKLKEEDRGRMFPVSNKARDVVEALIGKVKEVGTEIRVNSPVKHVLYDQGQVAGILLSSGQKLESPNVVVAVGGKSVPHTGSTGDGYVWAQQAGHTITELYPTEVPITLSDGFIRQRLLQGLSLRNIHLSVYNAKGKKMIEHEGDMIFTHFGISGPAALRCSQFVVKALKQSGGKDVNMSIDFYPDKTPDGIYKETYLIAKKEPKKAIKNVLKGYLPERIIPLVLDQAGLQPDITFDNIPKANWQKMASILKQFSLHANGTLSLEEAFVTGGGVHLKEIEPRTMQSKLMPGLFFCGEILDVHGYTGGYNITAAFSTGYTAGKSAAERALGIEDVAKQH
- a CDS encoding type 1 glutamine amidotransferase, with the translated sequence MLQLKLKIGYLYSDLLEVYSDRGNVTVLQKRAEWRGIEVEVDRITIGDNADLTDYDLLFSGGGEDREQLLVAEDLLRKRESLFKAVESGTVILTICGSYQLLGHYFETIGGNRIEGVGLLDLYTIGGKKRLVGNAVGKLDFLGSDLTLVGYENHSGRTYLGPGVTPLAQVVAGFGNNGEDGQEGVAQGNVFGTYLHGPLLSKNPVFADHLLTMALARRTENPRLQPLDDSWELRAHDYVVKQFMQTGRR
- a CDS encoding MurT ligase domain-containing protein, translated to MQTWRVWTAIYAAKITKRLLSLLGRKGTTLPGAVALRICPDLLNYYGKKLAGQVVLVTGTNGKTTTSNLLTNFLRKDGRNVVSNSLGANLIQGIAAALIEGVSGSGGKQSAVLEVDEATIAKVIQPLKPSAVIVTNFFRDQMDRYGEVDTVVNMVGDALQLSPAETTVILNADDPLVSSIAPDGKKVLYYGVQSSDIDMDEQGEVRDGKFCRKCGSTLHYSLYHYGQLGFFKCPVCDFQRRIPDQAAERVRLHEGGIRFDLDGSTGFLHSPAFYNVYNALAAITAAKVLGVKQQVVEREMQGLSTGLGRMERIVTNGNQDTMLALVKNPTGCNQVLRVVSQMEKPVDMVFILNDRYADGTDVSWIWDTHLERLREQKCLRRIVAAGTRAHDMAVRFKYAGLGDITTICEGDLEAVDRALGELPADHTLFILSTYTSLYAVRDHLLAKGRAAVEA
- a CDS encoding LCP family protein, translating into METVGRRNGKKSFHKRKGFAYTLLFFAVMFFAGVGYYAYSFYDFVKSTSKPNPLSQTGEDWTGTERVNIALLGVDSRPGEGPPRADTMMVLSIDPQTRDVALFSIMRDTYYKVPGYGFRKINEAHALGGPELVVETLSKFMQIKIHYYVKTDFKGFENIVDVLGGINMYVEKNMYWPDDGPYDINLKKGQQHLNGKQALMYVRFRNDELGDYTRTERQRKFLATLAKELKTTNSLLKMPEILKAVSDDIETNMTFNDMMKLGKLAYNIDLASLDSVQLPPKMDSTGTKFALLDTQRDGASVIIPDLYETRLLVHKILNTGKTVVKTKDDQEPMVHETRPAQTATPSPKPDEAAPDSKTNGTGTKAGENTNSNDKTSGQSNSGTTKNGTGGSSSKPGGTTQGGSTGGSTPNGTGSTSGGSTGGNTSGATKPGDGTTGGSGGTNSGSGSTGSGSGGSSIVPIPVTP